The genome window TTTGCCCGCATCAGAAGCTACCTATCCACAGCTCGTAAAAACGGCTGGAACCTCTTGCAATCCATTTCCCAGTCCCTGACAGGTCAACCGTACTTGCCTGAAATGCTTTTTCCTCCCTGACACTCCTGAGTAGTTACAATATAAGTAATATTGGGATCGATGATGGCATTTAGAATCCGAAGCCTTTGACCCATTTTCTTGATGTTCACTTTTCCATTCCTGGTATGGAGGGTTTTCTTCCCTTTTTCGAGCAAAACGGTTTTTCCGTCAAGCGACGATACCAGATCGTTTAACCCCGGGGAAACCCAATCAATGACTTTAAGCGATAAAGCCTCCGTCTCAGATATCGACACACTTTCCCGAACTGCCCTTTGAACCCATATTGAATTTCTCCCGCGCTTTTCGGTAATCGACTGGATATAAGCGGCGGCGTCATTTTCCACCTTTTGAGACATCTCCTTCGTCATCTCACCTCCTCCCATGGAGACCGGATGAGCGGCGCCGATGTTGGTCCCCGGAGCCATCACCGCAAAATGAGCGGCTTCCAGAATAAACAGGCCCGCTGAAGCGGCTCTGGCCCCGGAGGGAAAAACATAAACAACCACAGGCACTTCCGATGACAAAATCTTTTTGGCAATCAAACGCATTGAAGAATCTAACCCGCCGGGGGTATCAAGTTGAAGGATCAAAACCTCGGCATGTTTCCGGTCAGCCTCGTCAATCGATTGGGCGATGAACTCCGATGCGACCGGGTTAATGATCCCGTCATAAGTGATCACGTCGATCTGATTTTCTTGAAGCGATTGGGAATAAACAGGCGAAAGGGAGATCAAGCTCCATAGTGAACAAAGGAAAAGAATTGAATTAGAACCCATCTTGCTCAAATTCCTTTTCGACAGCATTCAAAAATTCGACTAAAACTTTTTTCCGCCATGCCGGACGGACCGCGTTTTGTTGAAATGATTTTTCGCGACAAGAGCCTCTGCCACCCTCCACTTTCGGTTGGCGGCCATATCCATAATTCGAATCACCACATCGGCCAACTCAACTTCCACACTGTTAAACTCCGGCAGTTTGGAATCGGGAAGATTCCCTTTGCGCAGCGCTTCGAGGGCTTCCGACAATTCAGAGTGCATTAAGGCAATTGCCTCGCCGTCATTGCGGGACTGGTCCCACCACCCTTTTTGAACAGCAAGCTGATGAACTTCGTTTTCCATTTTTTGAAAGTTTTCTACAAAACTTTTTTCCCAATCAGGGTTCATCCGTTCTCCTTAAAATAATTTCGTTTTCTTATGATCCGAATGGAAAGGAACAACCTATAATTCTTTAAACGAATTGTCAATTTAAAACCCGCTTTTACTGAACGGAGTCTTTTCGGAAATTAATTCGAAGAACCTGATTGAATATTTTGGTGGGTTTCGAGAATATGGTGAATATGAAGAAGGTCATCTTGTGAAATTTTGACAAATTCCAGTCCGCATTTAAAATCGGAAGTTTCGGTTCCGACCAGATGTTCAGTCCAGACAACTTCCGCAATAAATTCAATGACATGGGCATAATGATACAACCGCATTTCAAGGCGGGTGCCAGTTGGGAGTTTATTGGGAGATAGAAACATCAACCCGCCTCCTCCCAGAGATGTCGTATTCAACGAAATCCGGTCTTTTTCGTTTTCATGAAGAAGAACCCTAAAATCGACCTTAAGTTCGAGATTAACCCTGGGGTATCTTCGATGATAATCAATGGACCCTGACAAACTCATGAAAATAAGTATACCAGATTTCCTAAAATATGGAATTATCGATATTTTTTACGGTTTTGTCAGACCCCACCGGCAGCAGTCTCGCGGAGTTGAGTAAAAAGGCGAGCTCCGAGGCGACATGAATGAATGCGGCAAACAGCGGATTGATTAAACCGACAGCGGCCAGGCCGATGCCAAGGGTATCGATGGCAATGGTTCCTGCAAAGTTCTGCCAAATGATGGCCCGGGTATGTCGAGCAATTTCCAGCGTCTCGGTGAATTTCACAAAATCATTGCCGATAAGAACCACATCGGCGCTCTCGCGCGCGACATCGGTGCCGGAACCCATGGCCACGCCCACGCTTGCCGCGGTCAATGCCGGCGCATCGTTGATGCCGTCGCCCACCATGGCAACGGTACAACCGGATGTTACCAGATTTCTG of Nitrospirota bacterium contains these proteins:
- a CDS encoding PilZ domain-containing protein — translated: MSLSGSIDYHRRYPRVNLELKVDFRVLLHENEKDRISLNTTSLGGGGLMFLSPNKLPTGTRLEMRLYHYAHVIEFIAEVVWTEHLVGTETSDFKCGLEFVKISQDDLLHIHHILETHQNIQSGSSN